ACTCTCAATCTAATGTTGTCTGTGTAGGCTTCACCGGCACAGTATTATTTGGGCCTGTTAGCGCTTGCAGATGATTTTTATTAATCTTGTGTCATGGGAGGATTTTTTATTTTAGAAGTAGGCCGCCGTATTAAACAAAAACGGCTTGACAAGCGGTTGACATTGCAGGAACTGGCCGACAAATCAGGTGTCAGCAAGGGGCTGGTTTCACAGATTGAGAATGGAAGAACGATTCCGTCACTGCCTGTAATGCTTGGGATCATACAATCGCTCGAAATTGAGGTTAGTGAATTTTTTCAAGGACTCAGTCTATTGGAACCCACTATTCTCGTAAACAGGCGAAAAGATTATACGCCATTTGAGAAAGAAGACGCCAAGGGCTTTATGTACAGCCGGATGATGATGCGTAATCTGCCTGCCAGCACCATCGATTTTGCGCTCCTCGAGCTCACTCCTGACTCGCACCGTGAAGAGGTAACAACGGATGCTTATGAATTCATTTATGTAATCAAAGGACAAACTGAATATAGGGTTAATGGGCAGACATTGATTTTAGAGGAAGGTGATTCCTTATTTTTCGATGGTCGTTTGCTTCATGTACCAAAAAACAAGACAGATGAAAGTTGCCTGCTGCTTGTCCTCTACTTTTTTGACCAAAACAGCTAGGTACGCATTGCGATATACGTTGATTTGCTTACCGTGGAAATAGCGCCGGCGGAAACCAGGCAAATAAAAGCAATGATGAGAAAGATATGGGACGTGTTGCCGGTAATGTCGATTACTTTGCCAAGCAGCGGCTCGCCCAGGGCTGCGAAGAGATAGCCGGTCATATTCATTAGGCCAATGCCGGTTCCTGTGCGTTCGTTGCCAAGCATTTCAGGACACAACGTCCAGAAGTTTGCTTGCGGACCGTAAACGAAAAATCCGGCAAGCAACATGAAGAAAGCTTGTAAAGCCATGTTTTCAGCGGGCGAAATAAAGATGATCAGGGCAATTAACGCGCTCGACAGCATTCCAAAACGAATGGATGCAACACGGTTCCTCCCAAAAACCGTATCTGACAAACTCCCAAATGACACGGCACCTGCTGCCATGCCAACAGGAAGCAAAAAGGTCACCCACAAATTATTTGGATTGTCTTTCCAGTTGCCACCAAGATAATGCACAGGGACCCAGAATATGAAGCCGTATCGTGCCATGCTTTCAAAACCAAAAGCAAGCGTTACCCTTAAAAAACTAATGTTTCCCAACACGTCCTTGTAACGCATCTGCCAGCTATCTTCCTTCATTCCAGTCCTGAGCGTCAAATTCTCGTCCGGATTCTCAAACCCAAGATCAGACGGTTTGTCTTTTGCAAAAATCAAAAACAATGTTGCTGTGATCAGCAACAGCAGGACCGGGAGCCTGAAAAGCATCCGCCACTCCATATTTTGTTTCAATATCAGAATCGAGAGCAGGTATGTCACAACAGATGAGAGTCCTGCGGCCATGGTGTAAAAGCCAAAAGCTTTCCCCTTCTCTTCTTTTCCCCACCAGTTGGAAATGATTTTTCCTCCGGGTGCCCATGCCATAGATTGGAAAAATCCGTTCATTGCCCAGAGCACCATGATCCAGTTCAATGACGGCGCAAAGCTGATGGCCACATTGGTACCAATGGATAAATAGGCCCCTAGCGGCATCATGATCCTTGCACTGAA
The genomic region above belongs to Dyadobacter pollutisoli and contains:
- a CDS encoding helix-turn-helix domain-containing protein, producing the protein MGGFFILEVGRRIKQKRLDKRLTLQELADKSGVSKGLVSQIENGRTIPSLPVMLGIIQSLEIEVSEFFQGLSLLEPTILVNRRKDYTPFEKEDAKGFMYSRMMMRNLPASTIDFALLELTPDSHREEVTTDAYEFIYVIKGQTEYRVNGQTLILEEGDSLFFDGRLLHVPKNKTDESCLLLVLYFFDQNS
- a CDS encoding MFS transporter, which codes for MTDTFRKQQWKMLLLTMFCYLFFYTGRHNFGWAAQGMVTDFNVPFATIGWISFAMLMGYAIGQFVNGNLADRFSARIMMPLGAYLSIGTNVAISFAPSLNWIMVLWAMNGFFQSMAWAPGGKIISNWWGKEEKGKAFGFYTMAAGLSSVVTYLLSILILKQNMEWRMLFRLPVLLLLITATLFLIFAKDKPSDLGFENPDENLTLRTGMKEDSWQMRYKDVLGNISFLRVTLAFGFESMARYGFIFWVPVHYLGGNWKDNPNNLWVTFLLPVGMAAGAVSFGSLSDTVFGRNRVASIRFGMLSSALIALIIFISPAENMALQAFFMLLAGFFVYGPQANFWTLCPEMLGNERTGTGIGLMNMTGYLFAALGEPLLGKVIDITGNTSHIFLIIAFICLVSAGAISTVSKSTYIAMRT